In one Chroicocephalus ridibundus chromosome Z, bChrRid1.1, whole genome shotgun sequence genomic region, the following are encoded:
- the LOC134508239 gene encoding uncharacterized protein LOC134508239: protein MSRKRRKSCKGRKSSDSREYEQLSPICKCQQNVGSLENKADEALAHFTEPLDVKGTEEDGKYHENKNQSSSDASEDRDLDNVSDSEKEVKKEKNYPPQMFSPQQDEILATVTLGETEGSSTGKITLWGKPDSAEFVSLATGKITAEVKYGSFNVKLEVKNVSFFDSGTNLVAEKRKSSKNNKRCHERRYHKSQCSKCSKYQCPSTDNSAEHNGNYKGSSKHKIRTAINKNASLKMNIEAKEFKVEYTSRKKSLKVNIKPGEQTASKTCNREHEDTYWSETDYSVTEAPCNTDCESSFSIHEKVDYTFPDEFTLLPPPKEFADSDKMHLDTIVEGVSLSDSRKESDSLSAALRIWGEENYFCKHNKKDYEDHTNEKEDFSKDKILFSKINNTNCLVASNTLNNPNAGKDHISKNNVLSQERNNCDKCRNTGQKPARRKSFPDTTLDVPSPVHPRRDSGFYSLPSLKVLPKETKAGDLYNRNSHVHTSYTELSKCPDLTSSLKSLRGLKSSYQFAFTSFDHNITIYPSEPEESQDDTSLLNDYADYVGQGEETEETLMESLHSSGTINEKKENGHDESLRNLAVWEEDSESTEDALDERTPEYNHLETHVELQNKAQLVQVFPHSRSPLGEFINDKESTSYASTESPPNQLSSLQQNLHQPPAEPEVTKKRRGSVMTVITGKLERRLIQGDNKLITDSFGSAVRKEPKLPYSIQEESLLSSLLLDHEEHDINNESESFSEIPDVSGNILVDSDYHNDSAQADMLSTSSAYTEKKENFTEHSNVQERPENFCSKQSTDDSLRREPGAHQLRQLVKSNSDDVEKKTEMKEDFHQKADIPPLSVKQISQKDLKSEMNKTRKLPLMKDTRASDSSQEEAIDQWARRRKQFKDSKKCSSTGGSSINSTITEGSINSEDTRSVDLGLHSENEDRGFYTENFHSASWVFRGDDVSPDNSPRCLSKRPRPVAVRERTVKIAKGTGNYPWGFRIQFSKPILVTEVDTNSAAEEAGLQVGDILIAVNGTDVTSMPHSEAANLARKGPDILTMVVGSDISRYPNTPRPTCRGYLHKRTQSAILKGWRKRWFVLKHNGYLHYYKHKKDEGKCRPLEVTKLEGAEIGVDTSLGKPFVFKCIPQSGHRIFYFCATSNQEMKRWLEAMDKAVHPVHQNHVWVDVTLHNTTLPPLAIKNPECLGLLHQLDRSKDVWIQHYCILKDGCLYFYATLRSTPAQGGLYLQGYSVSEQSLGSKRSVIELKPPSEEFKTFYLCAENVDENKRWITALKASINKWLPLHQAIQDFMNRPLEETRM from the exons ATGagtagaaaaagaagaaaaagctgcaaggGCAGAAAGAGCTCTGATTCCAGAGAAT ATGAACAGTTGTCACCCATTTGTAAATGCCAGCAAAATGTAGGAAGCcttgaaaataaagcagatgaGGCTCTGGCTCACTTCACTGAGCCACTGGATGTAAAGGGTACTGAAGAAGATGGAAAATACCATGAAAACAAGAATCAGAGTAGCTCAGATGCATCTGAAGATAGAGACCTTGATAACGTATCAGACAgtgaaaaagaagtaaagaaggaaaagaactaCCCTCCTCAAATGTTCTCTCCTCAGCAAGATGAAATCCTAGCTACGGTAACTTTGGGTGAAACAGAGGGGTCATCCACAGGAAAAATTACGCTCTGGGGCAAGCCAGACTCTGCAGAGTTTGTTAGCTTGGCTACCGGAAAAATTACTGCAGAAGTAAAATACGGTTCTTTTAATGTTAAACTAGAAGTTaagaatgtttctttctttgattctGGAACAAACCTTGtagctgaaaaaaggaaaagttcaaaGAACAATAAACGTTGTCATGAAAGACGATACCACAAAAGCCAGTGTTCAAAATGTTCGAAGTACCAGTGTCCGTCAACTGACAATTCAGCAGAACACAATGGGAATTATAAGGGATCCTCTAAACATAAAATTCGAACTGCCATCAACAAAAATGCCTCCTTGAAAATGAACATTGAAGCAAAGGAATTTAAAGTGGAATataccagcagaaagaaaagtctaAAGGTTAACATCAAGCCTGGTGAACAGACAGCGAGCAAAACCTGCAACAGGGAACACGAAGATACATATTGGAGTGAAACAGATTATTCTGTAACAGAGGCACCTTGCAATACAGATTGTGAGTCATCTTTTAGCATCCATGAAAAAGTAGACTATACATTCCCAGATGAATTTACACTTCTCCCTCCACCTAAAGAATTTGCTGACAGTGACAAAATGCATTTGGATACAATTGTAGAGGGGGTATCTTTGTCAGATTCCAGAAAGGAATCTGACAGCCTCTCTGCAGCCTTGAGAATTTGgggggaagaaaattatttctgtaaacatAACAAAAAGGACTATGAAGACCACACCaatgaaaaggaagatttttcaaaagataaaatacttttctcaaaaataaataatacaaattgtCTTGTAGCTAGTAATACCTTGAATAACCCAAATGCTGGGAAGGACCATATCAGTAAGAACAATGTATTAAGTCAAGAAAGAAATAACTGTGACAAATGCAGAAACACAGGGCAAAAACCAGCAAGAAGAAAGTCTTTCCCAGATACTACCCTTGATGTACCATCACCAGTTCACCCTAGAAGGGATTCTGGCTTTTATTCATTGCCATCCTTAAAAGTATTGCCTAAGGAGACCAAAGCAGGAGATCTCTATAACAGGAACTCACATGTTCATACCAGCTATACAGAACTTTCTAAGTGTCCTGACTTGACCTCCTCACTGAAAAGTTTGAGAGGTCTGAAGTCTTCATATCAATTTGCTTTCACTTCATTTGATCATAATATTACCATTTATCCATCTGAGCCTGAAGAAAGTCAAGATGACACTTCTTTACTGAATGACTATGCAGACTATGTGGGGCAAggtgaagaaacagaagaaacattaATGGAAAGTCTTCATTCCAGTGGTactataaatgagaaaaaagaaaatgggcatGACGAGTCTCTGAGAAACCTAGCTGTATGGGAGGAAGACTCTGAGTCTACTGAAGATGCCTTAGATGAAAGGACACCAGAGTACAACCATCTAGAAACGCATGTTGAACTGCAGAACAAAGCTCAGCTGGTACAGGTCTTTCCACATTCTAGAAGCCCTTTGGGTGAATTTATTAATGACAAGGAAAGTACTAGTTATGCATCTACAGAAAGCCCCCCAAACCAACTTTCATCTTTACAGCAAAATCTTCACCAACCCCCTGCAGAGCCTGAAgtaacaaagaaaaggagagggtCAGTAATGACTGTGATAACTGGAAAACTAGAACGACGACTCATCCAAGGTGACAATAAATTGATAACTGATTCTTTTGGCTCTGCAGTAAGAAAAGAGCCCAAACTTCCCTATAGTATACAAGAAGAATCCCTGCTGTCATCCTTGCTATTAGATCACGAGGAGCATGACATAAATAATGAATCAGAAAGCTTTTCTGAGATACCAGACGTATCTGGGAATATCCTTGTTGACTCAGATTACCATAATGATTCAGCACAGGCTGACATGTTATCTACCTCTTCAGCatatacagaaaagaaagaaaatttcacagAACATTCAAATGTCCAGGAAAGACCTGAGAACTTTTGCAGTAAACAGTCAACTGATGATAGCTTAAGGAGAGAGCCTGGAGCGCATCAACTACGTCAGTTAGTCAAATCCAACTCTGATGACGttgagaaaaagactgaaatgaaagaagattTTCACCAGAAGGCAGACATCCCCCCATTATCAGTAAAACAGATTAGTCAGAAAG ACTTGAAATCAGaaatgaataaaaccagaaagctaCCTTTGATGAAAGACACCAGAGCGAGCGATAGTTCCCAGGAAGAAGCAATAGACCAGTGGGCCAGGAGACGGAAACAGttcaaagacagcaaaaaatgcaGTTCAACTGGAGGAAGCTCCATAAACAGCACAATCACTGAGGGATCAA TAAATTCAGAGGATACTCGGTCAGTAGATCTGGGACTACATTCTGAAAACGAGGACAGAGGTTTTTATACAGAAAACTTTCATTCTGCTTCCTGGGTTTTCAGAGGAGATGATGTCTCACCGGATAATAGTCCTAGATGTCTCAGCAAAAGGCCTAGACCAGTGGCAG TTCGTGAAAGAACAGTGAAGATTGCTAAAGGAACTGGCAATTACCCTTGGGGTTTCAGGATCCAGTTCTCAAAGCCTATCCTTGTGACTGAAGTTGACACAA ACAGTGCAGCTGAAGAAGCAGGGCTTCAGGTTGGGGATATTCTGATAGCAGTCAATGGAACTGATGTCACCAGCATGCCACATTCAGAAGCTGCCAATCTGGCAAGGAAAG GTCCTGATATCCTGACTATGGTGGTGGGATCAGATATCAGCCGTTACCCTAACACCCCCAGACCTACCTGCCGAGGATATCTGCATAAACGAACACAGTCAGCGATATTGAAGGGCTGGAGAAAGAGGTGGTTTGTGCTGAAACATAACGGCTACCTACACTATTACAAACACAAGAAG GATGAAGGGAAGTGCAGACCCCTGGAAGTAACTAAGCTGGAAGGAGCGGAAATTGGTGTTGACACCAGTCTGGGTAaaccatttgtttttaaatgcatacCTCAAAGTGGACACAGGATTTTCTACTTCTGTGCAACTTCCAACCAAGAAATGAAGAG GTGGCTGGAGGCTATGGATAAAGCGGTGCATCCTGTCCATCAG AACCATGTGTGGGTAGATGTCACACTGCATAACACTACACTTCCACCCTTGGCTATCAAAAACCCTGAGTGCCTGGGGCTTCTCCACCAGCTGGACAGAAGCAAAGATGTCTGGATTCAGCACTACTGCATTCTGAAGGATGGCTGTTTGTACTTTTATGCTACTCTCCGGTCTACACCTGCCCAAG GTGGCCTTTACCTACAGGGATATAGTGTGAGTGAACAATCTCTGGGCTCCAAGAGATCTGTAATTGAACTCAAACCTCCATCTGAAGAATTTAAAACTTTCTACTTATGTGCAGAGAATGTAGATGAAAACAAAAG GTGGATTACAGCTTTGAAAGCTTCAATTAACAAATGGTTACCTCTACACCAGGCAATCCAAGATTTCATGAATAGACCACTGGAGGAGACAAGGATGTGA